Proteins encoded in a region of the Panthera uncia isolate 11264 chromosome B2 unlocalized genomic scaffold, Puncia_PCG_1.0 HiC_scaffold_24, whole genome shotgun sequence genome:
- the LOC125938463 gene encoding DLA class I histocompatibility antigen, A9/A9 alpha chain-like isoform X2, whose amino-acid sequence MRVVMPPTLLLLLSGALAVTQTWAGSHNIQWMYGCDLGPDGRLLRGYTQWAYDGADYIALNEDLRSWTVADTAANITRRKWEVAGAAKDWKNYLEGTCVEWLAKYLDMGKETLLRAESPNTRVTRHPISDREVTLRCWALGFYPAEITLTWQRDGQDHTQDAELVDTRPAGDGTFQKWAAVVVPSGEEQRYMCHVQHEGLPKPITLRCEPSSQPSIPILGIIVAVVVLVVIVVVGAVIWRKKCSGGKGPSYFHAAHKYGGGDP is encoded by the exons ATGCGGGTCGTGATGCCCCCAACTCTGCTCCTGCTGCTGTCGGGGGCCCTGGCCGTGACCCAGACCTGGGCGG GGTCGCACAACATCCAGTGGATGTATGGCTGTGACTTGGGGCCTGACGGACGCCTCCTCCGCGGGTACACTCAGTGGGCCTACGATGGCGCGGATTACATCGCCTTGAACGAGGACCTGCGCTCCTGGACCGTGGCGGACACCGCGGCAAACATCACCCGGCGCAAGTGGGAGGTGGCCGGTGCAGCGAAGGACTGGAAGAACTACCTGGAGGGCACGTGCGTGGAGTGGCTCGCCAAATACCTGGACATGGGGAAGGAGACGCTGCTGCGCGCAG aaTCTCCCAACACACGCGTGACCCGCCACCCCATCTCTGACCGTGAGGTGACCCTGaggtgctgggccctgggcttCTACCCTGCGGAGATCACCCTGACCTGGCAGCGTGATGGGCAGGACCACACCCAGGACGCAGAGCTTGTGGACACCAGGCCTGCGGGAGATGGGACCTTCCAGAAGTGGGCAGCTGTGGTGGTGCCttctggagaggagcagagatacATGTGCCATGTGCAGCACGAGGGGCTGCCCAAACCCATCACCCTGAGATGCG AGCCATCCTCTCAGCCCTCCATCCCCATCCTGGGCATCATTGTTGCTGTCGTTGTCCTTGTGGTCATTGTGGTGGTTGGAGCTGTGATCTGGAGGAAGAAGTGCTCAG
- the LOC125938463 gene encoding DLA class I histocompatibility antigen, A9/A9 alpha chain-like isoform X1, protein MEPRAPWVEQEGPEYWDQETRNEKNNARNSRVNLNTMLRYYNQSESGSHNIQWMYGCDLGPDGRLLRGYTQWAYDGADYIALNEDLRSWTVADTAANITRRKWEVAGAAKDWKNYLEGTCVEWLAKYLDMGKETLLRAESPNTRVTRHPISDREVTLRCWALGFYPAEITLTWQRDGQDHTQDAELVDTRPAGDGTFQKWAAVVVPSGEEQRYMCHVQHEGLPKPITLRCEPSSQPSIPILGIIVAVVVLVVIVVVGAVIWRKKCSGGKGPSYFHAAHKYGGGDP, encoded by the exons ATGGAGCCGCGGGCCCCGTGGGTGGAGCAAGAGGGGCCGGAGTATTGGGACCAGGAGACGCGGAACGAGAAGAACAACGCACGGAATTCCCGAGTGAACCTGAACACGATGCTCCGCTACTACAACCAGAGCGAGTCCG GGTCGCACAACATCCAGTGGATGTATGGCTGTGACTTGGGGCCTGACGGACGCCTCCTCCGCGGGTACACTCAGTGGGCCTACGATGGCGCGGATTACATCGCCTTGAACGAGGACCTGCGCTCCTGGACCGTGGCGGACACCGCGGCAAACATCACCCGGCGCAAGTGGGAGGTGGCCGGTGCAGCGAAGGACTGGAAGAACTACCTGGAGGGCACGTGCGTGGAGTGGCTCGCCAAATACCTGGACATGGGGAAGGAGACGCTGCTGCGCGCAG aaTCTCCCAACACACGCGTGACCCGCCACCCCATCTCTGACCGTGAGGTGACCCTGaggtgctgggccctgggcttCTACCCTGCGGAGATCACCCTGACCTGGCAGCGTGATGGGCAGGACCACACCCAGGACGCAGAGCTTGTGGACACCAGGCCTGCGGGAGATGGGACCTTCCAGAAGTGGGCAGCTGTGGTGGTGCCttctggagaggagcagagatacATGTGCCATGTGCAGCACGAGGGGCTGCCCAAACCCATCACCCTGAGATGCG AGCCATCCTCTCAGCCCTCCATCCCCATCCTGGGCATCATTGTTGCTGTCGTTGTCCTTGTGGTCATTGTGGTGGTTGGAGCTGTGATCTGGAGGAAGAAGTGCTCAG